The proteins below come from a single Cannabis sativa cultivar Pink pepper isolate KNU-18-1 chromosome 3, ASM2916894v1, whole genome shotgun sequence genomic window:
- the LOC115708808 gene encoding E3 ubiquitin-protein ligase SGR9, amyloplastic yields the protein MAALPLFDCHYDINVVCNDGEAVLQQQQQQQRRPIVTTNDKFIAFHVNFRHILLDIHRLIDSRHYYTVVPFAQYLSDYLAITEYILAGVMGTPSIQIPSSLTSRIATAYVLPIIHDYYSNNSQALGLNICLDITALTASIEYQHQQQQEQNQENININVNIPAAKDSIRALKELNDVGLMSTCNCTICFEKMVPSLGDSCDDDDDDDEIEMSSRVVVEMPCSHVFHKDCIVRWLETSHFCPLCRYSMPTAN from the coding sequence atGGCGGCACTGCCTCTGTTTGATTGTCATTACGACATAAACGTGGTCTGTAACGATGGAGAAGCAGTCTTACAGCaacaacagcagcaacaacGGCGGCCAATAGTGACGACGAATGATAAATTCATAGCCTTTCATGTCAACTTTCGCCACATACTCCTTGATATCCACCGCCTCATCGACAGTCGTCACTACTATACGGTGGTTCCTTTTGCCCAATACTTATCTGATTATTTAGCAATCACTGAATATATTCTGGCTGGAGTAATGGGCACCCCTTCCATCCAAATCCCATCTTCATTAACTTCACGAATTGCTACTGCTTACGTTTTGCCCATAATTCAtgattattattctaataactcCCAAGCTTTGGGTCTCAATATCTGTCTCGATATCACTGCCCTAACTGCTAGTATTGAATACCAACACCAACAACAACAAGAGCAAAATCAGgagaatataaatattaatgtcAATATTCCTGCAGCGAAAGACTCCATAAGGGCTCTCAAGGAGTTAAACGATGTGGGTCTGATGAGTACTTGCAATTGTACCATATGTTTCGAGAAGATGGTGCCGTCGTTGGGTGATTcgtgtgatgatgatgatgatgatgatgagattgAGATGAGCAGCAGAGTGGTTGTTGAGATGCCTTGTTCTCATGTGTTTCACAAGGATTGTATTGTTCGATGGTTGGAGACCAGTCATTTCTGCCCTTTGTGCCGTTACTCAATGCCCACTGCCAATTGA